In one Bradyrhizobium sp. 4 genomic region, the following are encoded:
- a CDS encoding maltotransferase domain-containing protein: MNKTIQTVESAAAGSTFLIEDVYPLIDGGRFAVKRIAREPVEVWADIYRDGDAVIGAALIWRQEQDREWQSEPMIPHGNDRWSGAFTPVEPGKYVYAIEAWTDEFATWSHAITRKQRSGADVTLDAIEGAGLLTKAHGAQQDAAAVIVRQCEDYLQTGDVAPLLATELGAAMAESQSRPDLTRSALFPLFVDRDKARFGAWYQMMPRSQSLVPGQHGTLRDCIARVPDIAAMGFDVLYFTPIHPIGRTRRKGRNNTPVAGDGDPGSPYAIGAIEGGHDALHPELGTIEDFRALVATCLEYGLELALDFAVQCSPDHPWLTQHPEWFKWRPDRSVRTAEGPYSDIVIPDFTSVDRAGLWNAFRDAMLFWIDHGVTIFAIDNHDTAPLAFWEWLIRDIRRRHPEVILFSKTYARPKLMKGLAKLGFAQSFCYFPWRTAKWELEQYLGELTRYPERDFYRPNLFVSTPDLLPYHLQGGETWTYKSRVALAATLSGNYGVYSGFELLEHDAIPGREEYLDSEKYQIKQRAWDKPGNIKTYITELNRIRNENAALQQAANLRFLGIEDDETIAFVKEATDPANIVVAVVALSRHVREFWLPLGDITVDAGGQRHHVSALENLLTGEQARIEWSGIRLRIDPDRDPALLFRCLA; the protein is encoded by the coding sequence GTGAACAAGACAATTCAAACTGTCGAGAGTGCCGCAGCCGGCAGCACTTTCCTCATCGAAGACGTCTATCCCCTGATCGACGGCGGGCGCTTCGCCGTGAAGCGGATCGCGCGCGAACCGGTCGAGGTCTGGGCCGACATCTACCGCGACGGCGACGCCGTGATCGGCGCAGCGCTGATCTGGCGACAAGAGCAGGACCGCGAATGGCAGAGCGAGCCGATGATCCCTCACGGCAATGACCGCTGGTCCGGCGCGTTCACACCCGTCGAGCCCGGCAAATATGTCTATGCGATCGAAGCCTGGACCGACGAGTTCGCCACCTGGTCGCACGCGATCACGCGCAAGCAGCGCTCCGGTGCCGACGTCACCCTCGATGCGATCGAGGGCGCCGGCCTTCTGACCAAGGCGCATGGCGCGCAGCAGGACGCCGCCGCCGTCATCGTCAGGCAATGCGAGGATTATCTTCAGACCGGCGACGTTGCCCCGCTGCTGGCAACCGAGCTCGGCGCAGCCATGGCCGAGAGCCAGTCGCGGCCTGATCTGACGCGCTCGGCGCTATTCCCACTGTTCGTCGACCGCGACAAGGCACGCTTCGGCGCCTGGTATCAGATGATGCCGCGCAGCCAGAGCCTGGTGCCAGGACAGCATGGCACGCTCCGCGACTGCATCGCGCGCGTGCCCGACATCGCCGCGATGGGCTTTGACGTGCTCTACTTCACGCCGATTCATCCCATTGGCCGTACCCGGCGCAAGGGCCGCAACAACACGCCGGTGGCGGGCGACGGCGATCCCGGCTCGCCTTATGCGATCGGCGCCATTGAAGGCGGGCACGACGCGCTGCATCCCGAACTCGGCACGATCGAGGATTTTCGCGCGCTGGTCGCGACCTGCCTGGAATACGGGCTCGAGCTCGCGCTCGACTTCGCCGTGCAATGCTCGCCGGACCACCCGTGGCTGACACAGCATCCGGAATGGTTCAAATGGCGCCCGGACCGCTCGGTGCGGACGGCTGAGGGCCCCTATTCCGACATCGTCATCCCCGATTTCACGTCCGTCGACCGGGCTGGACTGTGGAACGCATTTCGCGACGCCATGCTGTTCTGGATCGACCACGGCGTCACCATCTTCGCCATCGACAATCACGACACCGCGCCGCTCGCCTTCTGGGAATGGCTCATCCGTGACATCCGCCGCCGGCATCCCGAGGTAATCCTGTTCTCCAAGACGTATGCCCGCCCGAAGCTGATGAAGGGCCTCGCCAAGCTCGGCTTCGCACAATCCTTCTGCTATTTCCCCTGGCGAACGGCGAAGTGGGAGCTGGAGCAATATCTCGGCGAGCTGACGCGCTATCCCGAACGTGACTTCTATCGGCCGAACCTGTTCGTGAGCACGCCCGACCTGCTGCCCTATCATCTGCAGGGCGGCGAGACCTGGACGTACAAATCGCGCGTCGCGCTGGCGGCGACCTTGTCCGGCAATTACGGCGTCTACAGCGGGTTCGAGTTGCTGGAGCACGACGCGATCCCCGGCCGCGAAGAGTATCTCGACTCCGAGAAATACCAGATCAAGCAGCGCGCCTGGGACAAGCCCGGCAATATCAAGACGTACATCACGGAGCTCAATCGCATCCGCAACGAAAATGCTGCGCTTCAGCAGGCGGCGAACCTGCGCTTCCTCGGCATCGAAGACGACGAGACGATCGCCTTCGTCAAGGAAGCGACCGACCCGGCCAACATCGTCGTGGCCGTGGTTGCGCTCTCGCGCCACGTACGCGAATTCTGGTTGCCGCTCGGCGACATCACGGTTGACGCCGGCGGGCAGCGACACCACGTGTCGGCACTCGAAAACCTCCTCACCGGCGAACAGGCCCGCATCGAATGGAGCGGGATCAGGTTGCGTATCGATCCCGACCGCGATCCGGCGCTGCTGTTCCGCTGCCTGGCGTAA